Sequence from the Egibacter rhizosphaerae genome:
ACGAGCACGGGGGTCTCGTCGCCCCGTCCCCGCAGTGCCTCAAGCGTGGCGATGCCGTCGCGTCGGGGCATACGCAGATCGAGCAGGACGACATCGGGTCGGTGGCGACGGATAACCTCGAGGGCTTCGTCCCCATCGCTGGCTTCCGCGGTCACGACGACCTCGCCGCTGTAGGACAGCAGGCTGCGGATGCCCTGGCGGACCAGGGTCTGATCGTCGACCACACAGACCTCGATCATCGCAACGGGATCCGTGCGGCTATGCGCATGCCGCGACCGGGCGCGGTCACGAACTCGACGCTGCCGCCAAGGGCGTCGATGCGCTCGGTGACGCCGTTGAGGCCGCTACCAGGGCGCAGCCGGGCCGTGCCTTTCCCGTCGTCGCGGGCATCGAGGAGGACGGCGCCGTTGCCGTCGTGGCCGATCTCGATCGACAGCGTGGTGGCCTCGGCGTGCCGCACCGTGTTGGTGACGACCTCCTGCACGCACCGCACGAGAGCCAGCGAGGTCGCGTCGTCGATGTCGAGGCCGTCCTCGACCGACAACTCGATGCGGAGGTGCGGCAGTCGGGTCACGTCCGCCAGGGCGTCCTGGAGCGCGGGCGGCTGATCACGAAGGTCAGTGACGGCACCTCGGACCGCACCGAGCAGGCTGCGGGCGATGTCACGCGCACGCCCCACGTGGGAGCTGTCGCTGGTTGGCTCGGCCTGGGTCGCGGACTCCAACTCCAGGATCAGCGCGGTCAGGTGATGGCCGACCACGTCATGCAGGTCACGAGCGATGCGGAGTCGCTCTCCGGTGCGGCTCGATGCCTCCAACAGCGTCGTCGCCGCGCGCAGTTCGGCGTGGGCGTCCGCGAGACGAGCGCGGGCGGCCGTCTCGCGCTGCTGGCTCCAGATCACCAGTACCGCGAACGCCTGGAAGCTGGTGAACACCACCACCGAGACGGCCGCGTTCAGCGGGTCGTCCTCGGTGCGGAAGGTGACCCCCGCGATCAACAGCATCTGCACGACCACGACGGCGATCGTGCCGCGCTTTGGCAGCACGTAGGCAGCGGCCGCCGCGGTCACCACCAGCAGCACCAGCGCCCAGCCGTCGGCCGGAGCGAACGCATAGGCGAGCGCTCCCAAGGTCACCTGGACCGCGAGCAGCGGTCGGTCCGCCAGCCATGCGGGCCTGCGGTCGGCCGGCACCTGGCCGAGCAGTGCGAACGCCGCCAGGTAACCGAGGTAGCAGCCCCACCACAGCCAGACGATCCACCCCGGGGACCGCACCGTCCCTGCGAGGAACTCAAGCAGCACGGGCACCCCTACGGCGGCACTGGCGATCAACCCGGCCAGTGCACCGAACCGTTCCGTGGTCGCCGCGTCCACACCGTCACCGTACGCGCGCCATTGCCGTGGGGGTAGGTGCCGCTCGGCATGGCCTCCCACGCGCTGATCCTTCGCCGGTACGGTCGTCGTGGCCATGGCGTCCTGCCTGCGAGCTCGGTGCCGACGAGGCCCTCACGCGCGGCTGGTGATCCCCGCCCGGCGGCTCGCCAGCGCGGCGATCGCACCGAACACCACGACGGACCCCAGCACCCAGGCGAGGTGAACCACGGTGCTGGCCGGTGCGACACTGGTCCACGCCTCGGCGTCGGCCGCCGGGGCGACGTACTGCCAAGCAAGTTGGCCGAAGTGGTAGGTGGGTAGCCACACCGCGATGTCAGACAGCACCGAGGGCAACTCACCAAGGGGCACAAAGAAGCCGGACAGGAACGCCAGCGGCAGGAAGATCAGGTTGGCGATCGCGGTCGCGGCCCGTGGCCGAACCGCATAGGCGATCGCGAACCCCAGCGTGCTGAACGCCAACACCCCGGCCAGCATCGTCAACGTGATCGCGAGCCAGGTGCCGGCGTCCAGGCGTACGTTGCCCGCCGCCACCGCCAGCCCACCGGTCGAGGCGACGATCAGCAGCCCTCCGACGAGCGCGACTCCCACCTTGGCCGCGAAGAAGCTCCAGCTCGGTAGCGGCGTCGCACGCATCGTGCGCACCCACCCACGGCCACGCTCCTCGGCCACGCTCTCACCAAACGTGAAGATCGCCAAGGACACGACCCCGTAGGCGCAGAACGACACCATCTGCATCGTGCCGACGTGGGTTCCGTCGGGCAGCACGTTCGAGGGGGAGGCGTTCGACAACCCGAACATCGCGTACAGCAGGGCCGGCAGCGCCACGGCGCCGATAACGAACTGCATCGACCGGGCGGTACTTCGTAGTTCCACCACCGCGTGCGTTGCGAGCAGCCCCAGCCGCCCACCGTTGGGCCGTAGCCCTGGCCGCGACCCCGTCGCCCGTTCGGTCACCTCGGGAGTCCTCGCACTCGCCATCATGCCGCTCCCTGTGTCGCAGCCGGGGAACCGGGCCCGGCGGTCGTTGCCGTCAACTCCGCGAACGCCTCCTCCAGATCCGCCTCGTCCACCGACAAGCCACGCATCCGAAAGCCCGCCTGCGCCATGGGCACCACAACGTTCTCAGCAGCGTTCGCCCAGACGTGCAGCTTCCACAGTCCGTCCACCACCGCAGCGTCGAGCGGTTCCTCCACGCGGTCGACACCGTCCCACGCCGCAACCACCTCATGGGGGGCATCGGTGGACACCGTGACCATCACCCGCGAGACCTGCCGCTTGAGCACGGCCGGCGAGGCGTCGGCGATCAGGCGCCCTCGCTGCAGCACGAGCACACGGTCAGCCACCGCATCCGCTTCGGCAAGGTCGTGGGTCGCGAACACCAGGGTCACGCCTTCCCCAACGCTCGCACGGGTCCGTTCCCAGAAGCCGCGTCGCGCATCGACGTCCATCGCCGCGGTCGGCTCGTCGAGCACCAGCAACTCGGGCTCCCCTACGAGCGCCATCGCGAGCAGTAGACGCTGCCGCTCCCCGCCCGAAAGCACCTCGACCGTCCGGTCACGCTTCCGTGAGAGGCCCACGCGGTCGAGCACCTCGTCGACCGACAGCGACGACGGATAGCTTCGTCCCACGAGTCGGACCAGTTCGGCGACGCTGACCTGGCCTGGCAGCCCGGCGTTCTGGAGCATCGCCCCCACCCGGGACCGCAGCGCACCTCCAGGGGCCCGTCCGAACACTCGAACCGTCCCGTCGCCAGGGCGAAGCAGTCCGAGGAGCACGTCGAACAAGGTCGACTTCCCCGCACCGTTCGCGCCGAGCACCGCCACCACCTCGCCACGGCCGATGACGATCTCCACCTGGTCGAGTGCCACCACCTCGCCGTAGCGCACGCCCACCTGCTCCAACTCCAACACTGCCATGCGGACCTCGCTTGAAGGACGGCCTCTACGCGAGCGACGCTACGCAGCAGGACCCCCCAGGGCGAGTGCCAAAAGTCACGGCAGGCGTAGTCAACGACATGACCCGCGAACGCTTCGTAGGTTCGTTCGGGCTTAGCGTCGCGGCACGTAGGTGCGCATCCGTTGCGTCGGGACAAAGCCGATGTCCGGGGTAGACGGCAGACGAGGCCGGGTTCTCGGCCTCCCAGCTGATCCGGATGCGCTCGGCGCCGAGGTCGACGAGGCGGCGAAGGCCGGCGGTGACCAGGTGACGGGCGAGGCCGCGGCGCTGATGATCGTCCTCGGTGCGGAGCGGTTCCACGGGCCGACCCTCGTGACGGGGTCGTACCAGCACAGCGCGTAGCCGGCGCGCTCGTGCGCCGCGGTGACGCCCACCAGATCGAGGTCGGGCCGGTAGAGCGAGGTCTGGCGGAGGCGGTCTTCGATGTGAGGACCGTTGTGAGCGGCGAGCCAGTGCGGTGCGTCTGGCCACGATGAGCGCGCCCCTCGACACCCTCCCGTCGATGCACCGACGGCAGGCTCCCGAGAGCCCTCTCCTGGTCACGGAGATGACCGACCGCATCCTCGAGGTCCGCGACGGCGAGCTCGTCCAAGACGTCCGCAACAGCTACCGGTGAGCGGCGGTCGAGGTGGTAGGCGGGTGATCGTCACGCGCGGCGTCACTCGTGGGGACCGACACGCCACGCTCAAGCACCGAGGGGGCGGTGGGGACACGGCGGCGGTCGGGTCCGTCCGCGCAGCCGTAGCACGGTGGACCCGACCGTCGCGGTTCAGCTACTCGTAGACGATCCAGCCGTCGACGCGAGCATCGACCTCCTCGCGCTCCTCGACGTAGTCCATGACGAGCTCGCTGAGCAGGCCGCCGGCCTGCGGATCGATGAGCATCTCGCCTTCGTTGAGCATCTCGTAGGCCTCGCCGCGGTCGAGCAGGAAGTCGAAGGCGGCGACCGTGTAAGTGCCGTCGGGGTCGACCGGCTCGCCTGCGATCTCGAGCTGCGTCACCCGGTCACCGTGCTCGGCATCGAGATCGACGAACTTCTGCGCGCCGCTCACCTGGAAGTACCGGGTGCGGTCCTCGTCGGTGTCGTGATGGACGAAGTTGTCCTCCATCAGCTGCTCGAGCTCGGCGCCGGAGAGCTCGATGAGCACCGAGTAATTGGCGAACGGCAGCATGCTCAGCACGTCGCGGCGGGTGATCGCCTCCCCGGCGGTGAAGTCGTCGCGGACGCCTCCGGTGTTCGTGAGGCCGACGTCGGCGTCACCCCAGTCGCGCAGGACATCCGCGAGGAACACGCGGTTGTGCTGGTCGCGCACGTCGTAGCCCTCGTCCTCCAGCTGCTCCGCGCGCTCGCTCATCGAGCCCCAGGTGTCGGCAGTGGCGCCGATCGGCTCGTCGAGCTCCTCGTCGAGCTCCGCCTCGTAAGCGTCCTGCACGTCCTGGACCGCCTCATCGGCCTCTTGCTCGGGATCGAGGTCGTGCATGGTGAAGTCGAAATCGGCCACGTCACCCTCCTCGACGTGCAGCTCGAGCTCCCCGAGGTGCTCGAACTCGTAGCCGACGTAGCTGAAGATGGTGTCGGTCTCACCGGCCTCGATGACGATGGGCTCGCGCGGCTCAGCGTGCGAGTGCCCCCCGACGAAGACGTCGATCCCGTCGACCTCCCCGGCCACCTCCTCGGCGTGGGGGTTGAGCAGGTGGTTCATTACGACCACCACGTCGGCGCCCTCGTCGTGCAGCTCGTCGATCACCGGCGGCAGCGCCTCGGCGGCGTCGATCTCGATTGCCTCGCCGTCGGTGCTGGTGAAGTCCTCCATGCCACGGGGCCCGACCCCCGTGAGACCCACGGTGACGCCGTCGAGCTCCTCGATGGCGTACTTGGCCGCGCCCTGATCGGCGGCGAAGACCTCGTCAGGGTCGTCGGCGTCGCGCACGTTGGCGCTGAGCCACTGGAACTCGCTCTCGCCGGTGAGCTCGTAGAGGTTGGCCGCGCCGTAGTCGAAGTCGTGGTTGCCGAAGGTGTTGTAGTCGAAGACCGAAGCGTTCAGCGCGTCGATCATGTGCTGACCCTCGAAGACCGCGGACTCCACCGAGGAGCCGAGATCATCGCCCGCGCCCACGAACAGCACCTGGTCGAGCGCCTCGTAGCGCTCCCGCGCGAGCCCCATGTACTGGGAGATAGAGGCGCCGTCCTCCCCCACACGGTCATCGTGGTAATTGCCGTGGAAGTGGGTGTCGTGCAGCAGCGTGAACGAGCCGGAGGTCGGCTCCTCGTCGTCGTCCGGCGGGCCGGGGGCGTGGTCGGGCGGGCCGGGGGCGTGGTCGGGCGGGCCGGGGGCGTGGTCCGGCGGGCCGGGGGCGTGGTCGGGCGGGCCGGAGGCCGCGGGACCCGCCGCGGTGATCGCGAGTACCGCCGCGGCGACTAGGGAGAGCTTCAGCACGAGACGATGGGGGTGGTCGGCATGGCAGCTCCTATGGCAGCTCCTGGTGTCGCTTCCGTCGCGCTGCGTCGCCCCGTCCGCACCACGCGCCAAGGCCTGGCGGGGAACGGTGCGAGGCAATGATCCCGGCGGGGTGCGTTCCGAGGCGCGAAGAGGTTAGCCCCCGTGGGGCGAGCCGCGCGGCCCTCGCCGGGTGGGGTCACACGTGGTGATCGTACCCGGGCTCGTGGGTGGGGCTACTGGTCGGTTCCGGCGGGTTCGGACGATGACGCAGTGTCGTGGTCGGGTGGCTGATCAGGTGGAGGTGCGTGCCACTCGCCGCTGGTGTCGCTGTCGCTGTCGCTGTCGGCGTCGTGCTCGTCGGTGGCGCTGCTACGGGTGCTGCGCATGCGGGGGGCGCTGGGTTGCCAGTCGCTGAGGTGCTGGACGAGGTCGCGGTAGAAGTCGATGGCCTGCTGGCGCGTGTCGGTGATGAACGCGCCGGGGCCGGTGGTCTTCTTGGTGCCCATGGGGCGCGCCAGCGAGAGCGCGAACTCGCGGGGTTCGCGTTTGGGGTCGTCGGCCAGCAGCACGTGCTTGGGCTTGTCACGCACGTCGCCGAGCAGCACGGTCGTGGACTTGCTGGTGCGCACGAACTTGGTCTCGATGCGCAGGTCGTCCGGCGCGTCGCGTAGCTGGCGAAGGATCCAGTTCACCTGGGTGGTGGGCTTGCCCTCACGGGGCGCCTTGATGCCCACGCTGCTGGTCACCATCCGTGCTCGCATGTCAGCGGTGAGCGCGACCAGCCCGACCGCGTCGGGGACCTTCAAGCTCATCGACAGGGTGCCGTGCTCCGCCAGTTCGCTGCGCGTGTCGGCAAGGCGCTCGTCGAGGGGCTTCTTCGAGCGTTCGGGCACGACGTCGCGGCCGAGGTCTTGGGTCATCCCGAGCGCGACGTAGTGAACGAACTGCTCCCAGCGGCGAGCGATGTCGGCGACCTCGGGCTGTTTGGCGTTCAGCGCGTCGCGGCGGGCGCCGTCGCGGACCTTGGTCCACGACGGGCCCATGTCATCGAACTCGCCCGCCCCGGAGTTCTCGTGCAGCAGGTAGGCGATGAGTTCCCGCAGGATCCACTGCTGCTCGGTGTCCTCGATGCCCCGGTGGTCGTGCTGGATGATCGCCTCGGTGAGGATGCGCCACCACGACAGCTGCCACAGTGACACGCTACGCAGCTTCTTCTTGGGCACCTCCACGGGCACGTCGTCGGGGCCGCCGAGGATGTGGTTGTCGATCACCAACACCCCGTCGAAGCCCTCCCGGCGCGCCACGTCGAGATACGAGGTCACCTGCTCCGCGCTGGCAGTGTTGTTGCGCGTCTTGACCTCCACCAGCACCGACCAACGCCGCTTGCCGCGCGTAGCCACGATCACCCCGTCAGGGCGCACCGTCTTGCCCTGCTCGTCGGTGAACGGCACCTCGGTGTAGGCCTCGACCTTTCCCCGCGGCGCTCCCAGCCCGGCAAGCAACTCGCGTCCGAAGCCGGGCACCCCGCTCATCACCGCCAGCAACGTCGAGGTCGCCCGCTGCTCCTGCTCCCGGGCACCACCGATCCCCGCGGTGGGGATCAGCCGCGCCGCCTGCCAGACCACCTCGCCGTTACCCTCAGCCATCACATCCCCACGAGCACTCGCGCATATCCCAATAGCCTCCCCGAAACATCTCAGAGGGGCCAACGATCGACAGCACTCCCGTAGCCGTCAACCCCCAGAACGCTCAGGCCGACCCTGGCCGTGTCGGGTTGGCGCGTAGCTGAGGGCTACGGCCTGGTGAAGTCGGGAACGGTGAGCGCCCCGTCTTCGGAGAGCGTGAAACCAGGATTGTGTGCGACCTCCCACACGTGACCGTCCAGGTCAGCGAAGCAGGCGGCGTAGCCCCCGTAGAACGTCTTTCCGGGCGGGCGGGTCACCGTGGCTCCGGCGTCCCTGGCAGCCTGCACGATGTCCTCCACCTCGCCCTCTGACCGGACGTTGTGAGCGAGGACCACGTTGCCGAACCGGTCGACAGGCTCGTCAAGGACTCCACAGTCAGTGGCGAGCTTCTCGCGTCCCCAAAGCACCACGGCCAGGCCCCCGGCTTGGAAGAACACGGTTTCTTCGACCTCTTGGCCCTCCCACCCGAGGCCCTCATAGAACGCGCGAGCACGGCTGAGGTCGGCGACGCCGAGCGTGATCAAATTGACGCGCTGTTCCATGTCCCAACGCTACCGCCTGCGGCTCCGCAGGGTCGGGGGCCGGGAGGCACGACCGCGTCGCGCTACCCGATGCTGCGGCCCAACGCTCCCCGCTGAGGTGCTCGACTTTCACCTTCGCCAGTTGTTCCGACGTGATTCGGCTGGGCTCTCGGCGGACCGACCGATGCGCCCCTGCGGCTAGCCATCCCTGATACGGACATCCTTGCGCGTGCTGCCCGGAATGGGCGTGTGATCGTGGCTGCGGACACGGACTTCGCTGATCCGCTGGCTGCGAGCGAGGCCACGGAGCCGGCGGTCGTGTTCGTGTCCCGGGCGGACGGTTCCCGACGGCCTCCCGCATCCCTTCGGGCTCCGAAGCATCGTCGAGCCCGAGACTAGTGCTCTTCCAGGAGCTCTTGGATCGCTCGAATTGCGTCGCCCACGTGGCCGCCGCTCAAGCGTCCAGGCCCGAGTGGCCCGGAGCGGTTCTCGCCAAGTGCCGGCAAAGAACCAAGGGCACGCGCGACGGCATCCGTCGTGGCCGTGACAAGGCGGCGGGCTTCTGACCGCGTCACCGTTCCGGCATCGCCACCTGCAGCCAATGTCGATGCCTTAACGGAGTATCCAGCCGCACTCAGCGCATGTGCTCCCATGTGGGCGACAGCGGCTGCTTGCTCGGCCGCGTAGGCCGCTGCCCTTGCCGCTGATGTTGGCGCTTCCCGAGCAGCGGCACCCGCTTACCCACCTCGATGTCGCACCGCGTCCGCGACGTCGAGGTCGCCCGCGGCAAAGGAGCGAGTCTGCTCGATCGCGGCTCGCACCCTGACGTCGTTGGGCACAGCGTCCTCGAAGATGGCGAGGACGCGCTCCGCGCAATCGGCTGCCCACGACGCAACAAGTCGACGATCGTCGACACTCAAGGTCTGCGGAGCGTTCGCCATCGCGAGAACATTATCAGTCGATGCCCGCCACCCGGTGACCAGAACATCGTCACGACTATTGCGCGGTCACCAGCGTGTCGGTTCCCGGATAGCGGTCAGCAGCCGAACGAGGCCCCACCCAGCCAGGAGACACGACCCAATGTCCCTTCGAAGCAGTCGCTATCGGCACTTGGCCGGGCCGCCCTGACCGCGCGTCGTCACCTCGTCAGCGTCCGTCAAGCCTGCTGCCGCCAATGCTGCCTCGGCACCGCTGTCATGCCGTTCGTAACCAAGCCCGCCGTAGCCCAACTGCACGACAGCTCGCATCACAGCCTCCACGCGTTCACGCACGAGCACGGATCACTTCACTGCACGGCGCGTTCCCGCTCCTGCGCCGCATGCCCGAAGCACGCCTCGAATACCCCGCAGCTACCCGCCCCTTGCAACACGGCACAACATCCCGCGGAGCCTTTCTCGAGTTCAACCTCAGCCGGGCAGGCTCGATGTCGAAACCAGCCCGTGGGACGGTATAGCTTCCACCGATGTGGAGGACTAGGATCAAGACCCACCGCCCTGGACTCCCGCCCACTTGGAGCAGGATCGATGAGTGACGTGTCAGTCATCGGGACAGGAGTGATGGGCAGCGCGCTGGTCGAGGCCCTTGCCGCCTCGGGAGCCGAAGTGGCGGTGTGGAACCGGACCACCGACAAAGCCGAAACCCTGTCGGGACCGCGGGTCCGTATCGCGCAGTCGGTTGCCGAAGCCCTCACGGTGAGCCCGCTCGCGGTCGTGTCGGTGTCAGACCACGAACTCGCGCGCACTCTGGTGGAAGGGGCGGGACCGGATCTGCAAGGAAAGGCGGTGGCCTCTACCTCCTTCGCGACCCCGGAGCAGAGCCGAGCCTTCGCTGCCATCGTGAGCGCAGCGGGCGGGGGCTACCTGGACCTTTCCATTCTCGCGTATCCCAGCGAGGTTCGGTCGGGGGCCGGAGTCTTCTTCATCTCGGGGGACCGCACCGCCTACGAGGCGCACCGCGAACGGCTTGAGCAGATCGGCCGGGCCAGCTATGTCGACGAGGCACCGGGGGCCGCGTACATCAGCGAGATGGCGGTTCTGCTCGCATACCTGCCGATGGCGGTCGGCCTCCTGCAGGGGCTGCGCATCTGCGAGCAGCACGACCTTCCCATGGAGTGGTTCAAGAAGACCGTCGTCGAGCTGTACCCCTTCCACATCCGCTCGCTGCTCGACCGGGTCCCCCCGGAGGCGGACTCGTCGGTGTCCAGCGTGGAGGCATCCGTCGAGGTCTGGGGCGAAGGAGCAGCAGAGTATGCCGCCTACCTGCGGGAACTGGGCCTCGACGCCGGGATGTACGACGCGCTGCACCGGCTCTTTGCCGCTGCCTCCGAAGCCGGTGACGGTGACGCCGACTGGACATGCATCGCAGGGCACACTGCGACCCGCTAGCTGGCCGACCGGGAGCGGGGCGACGACGGCAGGCAACGCTGGAAGTCGATGAGCCCTCAGCCGCGGTCGCGGGCCGCTTCAAGGGTGCCCGCAGCTTAGCGCCCGCCTCGCCAGCCCCTTCAGGAACCCCGCCACGCTGGGACAGAAACCGGCGCCTTGCTCCGCCGTGAAGGAGTCCGGGCAGGATCCGCGAGTGCGGTCCAACATCTCCCAGGACGCGGCTCAACCGCGGCCCTCGCCGGGATAGCCCGCGCTCGGGGTTGCCGGGACCTCCATTCTCCGTCGTGGTGGTTTAGCCGGGCCCGGTACGGCGGTCGATGCCGAGTGTGGCGATGAGGTCTTCGTGGAGTTCGAACCAGACGCGGTGGCAGGAGTCGATGTCGGTGCGGTCGACCCAGGCGGGCTCGCCGGTTTGGGCACGCGTTAGCGCGGTGGTGAACCGCTTGTCGTAGCCGCGGAAACGTGTGAGCCGGTTGCCGAGTCGGTCGATGAGCGGGCGAAGCGCACGGTCGATGGTGGTGAGTTCCCGAAGGATGTTGGCGTCCCAGGCGGGGTCGGTGTGGTCGTTGGGAACGAGTCGGTCGCCGGGGGCGGGTTTGAGTTGCCAGTCGGTACAGGCTCGCAGCACCACGGCGTTCAAGGGCAGGAACTCGCGGTAGACGTGTCGGACGTCATCTGCGCCGCGGGTGCTGGTGAGCTCTGATGCGAGTTGGCGCTCGCTCTCGGCGCGGCCGCGTTCGGTAAGGGACCATCCTGCGGTGTCGCCAAAGGCGGTGTAGGTCGTCCAGCCGTGTGCTTCGGCGTCGCGCAGGAGCTCTTGCGTCTCGTCTTCGTCGAGGTCGAACCGGCGGGCGACCGTCGCGGTGTCGGCGAACCCGGTGATGCGGACGGCGTGCAGGACCAGCAGGTCGGGCGGGGAGTTGTGGCTCACGAGCCGGCGTCGTGTCGTGCCGTCAGTCGGGTGTAGTGCTGTTGGCAGGCCTGCGGGGACTTGAACCCCATCGCCTGCGCGATCTGGGTCCAGGTCAGTCCTGCGCTGCGGGCGGTGAACAGCAGGCCGGCTTCGAGCCCCTCGACCTCAGCGCGGGCCGCCGGCAGCAGAGTGAGCGCAGCCAGGAGGTCATCGGGGTCGAGCTCGGTGGAGCGCCAGAGGGCGAACTGTGCGAGGTCGACCGCCGATGGCGGGACCGGAGCCGGCCGCCACGGGCGGGGCGCGATCGCGTCGGCAGCCAGTTCCGTCAGGCGTGTTTGGGCACGCCACTCTCGCTCGGCTTGGGCGTGGTCTGTGTGACCGTGTGGATCGCGGGGCATGGACACATGGTCCGTCTTCAACGTATTGTTGTCAACATGACGTTGAAGACAAACGAGTTGTTCGTGCCACTTGCGGAGGCGACCGGCGAGACCTGCGGCGGCAAAGCGGGAGTGCTCGGCGTGTTGCTGCGGGCGGGCCTGGCGGTGCCCGACGGGTTCGTCGTGCCATTCGCCGTGCACGACGCCGCTGTCCGCGACCTCGCACCGCACACCAGCCACCGGCATGGGCTCGGGACGCTACGCGCAGCGGTCGAGAGCCGACCGTTGCCCTTTGCCGTGGTCAAGGCGCTGGAGCGCGCACTCGAAGGGCTCGGGAACCAGCCTGTGGCGGTTCGATCGTCCGCTGCGAACGAGGACACCAGCGAAGCGTCGGCGGCAGGCCAGTACGACAGCGTCCTGGCGGTCTGCGGCGTCGCCGACGTTGCGGCAGCCGTTCGGACCTGCTGGGCCTCGCTGCACTCCCCACGCGCAACCGCTTATCGAACCCGCTTTGGTGAGGACGGGTCCGGGAGCGAGGACCCGGCCATCGCCGTCATCGTCCAGCGCCACCTCGACGCCGAGGTGTCAGGGGTCATGTTCACGCCCGCCGGCCAGGACGAGCCGACCGCGATCGAAGCCTCCTGGGGACTGGGGCCAAGCGTCGCGGCCGGCACGGTCACACCCGACACGTATCACGTCCACCCCGACGGGACGGTGACCTGCGTGGTAGCGGACAAGCCGACCCGGCTCGACCGGGTCGGAACCCAGCTCGCCACTCGAGCCGTGCCTCGCGAGAGCCGCCAACGCTCGACCCTCGACGAAGCCACCGCGACCACACTCGCGACTCTGGGCAGCAACGTCGCCGCCACCCTGGGCGCTGCCCAAGACATCGAATGGTCCATCGCCGACAACCGCCTCTGGCTCTTGCAGGCGCGACCGATCACCGCCGCGCCACCCGCGCCACCACCATCCAGCGCGCCCTCCGGCCCCGTCACGCTGAGCGGCACACCCGCCAGCCGGGGAACGGCCACCGGCACCGCCAGAACCGTGCAGGGTCCGCAAGACTTCGGGCGCATACGACCCGGCGACATCCTCATCTGCCCCTACACCGACCCGGCATGGACGCCGCTGCTGCGCA
This genomic interval carries:
- a CDS encoding DNA-binding protein: MPRDPHGHTDHAQAEREWRAQTRLTELAADAIAPRPWRPAPVPPSAVDLAQFALWRSTELDPDDLLAALTLLPAARAEVEGLEAGLLFTARSAGLTWTQIAQAMGFKSPQACQQHYTRLTARHDAGS
- a CDS encoding PEP/pyruvate-binding domain-containing protein — its product is MTVWIAGHGHMVRLQRIVVNMTLKTNELFVPLAEATGETCGGKAGVLGVLLRAGLAVPDGFVVPFAVHDAAVRDLAPHTSHRHGLGTLRAAVESRPLPFAVVKALERALEGLGNQPVAVRSSAANEDTSEASAAGQYDSVLAVCGVADVAAAVRTCWASLHSPRATAYRTRFGEDGSGSEDPAIAVIVQRHLDAEVSGVMFTPAGQDEPTAIEASWGLGPSVAAGTVTPDTYHVHPDGTVTCVVADKPTRLDRVGTQLATRAVPRESRQRSTLDEATATTLATLGSNVAATLGAAQDIEWSIADNRLWLLQARPITAAPPAPPPSSAPSGPVTLSGTPASRGTATGTARTVQGPQDFGRIRPGDILICPYTDPAWTPLLRIAAGVVTEAGGALSHAAIVAREHQIPAVLGIPGATTITDGSVVTIDGTAGTVTTTHAGPTPPTR
- a CDS encoding transcriptional regulator; protein product: MSHNSPPDLLVLHAVRITGFADTATVARRFDLDEDETQELLRDAEAHGWTTYTAFGDTAGWSLTERGRAESERQLASELTSTRGADDVRHVYREFLPLNAVVLRACTDWQLKPAPGDRLVPNDHTDPAWDANILRELTTIDRALRPLIDRLGNRLTRFRGYDKRFTTALTRAQTGEPAWVDRTDIDSCHRVWFELHEDLIATLGIDRRTGPG